ACAGATGCGAATGGACAAAAATTGTGGGACCATCGATTCGGCGGCAACGATAATGAATACCTCTATGCAATGGATGAAACGCAGGACGGTGGATTTATTTTGGGAGGCTATACACTATCTGATGTGAATGGCGACGTAACAGTTGCCGGCAAGGGTGGTTATGATTTTTGGTTGGTGAAAACAGACGGGAATGGTTTAAAACTTTGGGACAAGCGATATGGCGGATTGTTAGATGATAAAGGAAAATCTATTTATGAAACAAGCGATGGTGGTTTTGTATTAGGTGGTTGGTCGGAATCAGGTATCAGCGGTGATAAAACGCAGGATACCAAAGGAGCAACGGACTATTGGGTGCTCAGAACCGATGCATTTGGCAATATGCTGTGGGATCTAGATTTAGGTGGCAATGGAGACGAACGATTGCACGATGTTCCGCAAACTTTTGATGGCGGATTTATAATTGGCGGACATTCTAACTCAGGAAACAATGGCGATAAGAGCCAGGCCAATAAAGGGCTTAGCGACTACTGGATTCTGAAACTTTCTCCGGACTTACCACAACAAACATTTTATGCAGATGCGGATGCAGATGGATATGGAAATGTTTTGATTGATACCCTTGCAACAGTTGCACCTGCAGGTTACGTTAGTGATTTTTCCGATTGTAATGATCAGGACATTCATATTAATCCCGGCGCAATTGACATTTGTAATCTAATAGACGATAATTGCAACGGAATAACAGATGAAAATAGTTTTACGGCTACTATTACACCAACGGGTACTGTTAAGGTTTGCAAAGGTACTGACGCCACTTTATCTGCAAATACTACTCCCGGAATTTCTTATCAATGGTTAAAAGATGGCGCCATCATCAGCAATGCTACAGGCAATAGTTATACTACGAGCAAGAAAGGTGACTACCAGGTGAATGAAACCAATGCGTTTAGCTGTTTGTCAACTGCACCGGCAACTACAATCAAAACACTCAGTAAGCCTGATGCCGTTATTACTCCTGCAGGAAATCTTGACATCTGTTCAACAGGATCTGTTTTGTTACAGGCAAACGGAGGAAATAACTTAAGCTACCAATGGAAGAAGGATGGAATCCTATTAGCCGGCGCCACCAATCAAAATTATACTGCAACCGAAGCAGGGAATTATAAAGTGACAGTTTCCAAAAACAATGGATGCAAAAAAGTTTCGGCAACAGTGTCTGTTGTTAAATCATGCCGGCAGTCTGTAGGGGAAGCCGTTGATTACAATGATGCCCTGAGTGTATATCCGAATCCGGCTCCGGGAATATTTAAAATAAATTTAGCAGTGGCACCATACACGGACGGCAGCAAAGAGCAGGATAAAATTTCAGCCGAATTAAAAGTAACGAATGTGCTTAACCAGGTAATTTATGCAACGACTATTTCCTTAACGAATGGAAAACTGAATGCAGAAGTTACATTACCACCTTCAACTCCAAATGGAATTTATACGCTAAAAATCCTGATGACCCACAATTATCCATCTCCACAATTGCAATGGGTGAGGCAGGTTATAATTGCATGGTAACAGCTATTCGTTTTTTAATTGAAAATAACAAGTGTAGTTTTCAATTTATTACAGATGTATGTAAAATCTAATGCAGGCAATTAAAGAGCTCTTTGATTTTCCCATGACCTGCTATCAATCAAAACGCGAACGCCCTTTTTAATTTTTGTGTGTCATCAACAAATAAAAATGCGGCACAACAGCTAATTCATACGTGTGGAATGAGCTGTTTATAATTCAGGCAACAAAAATTGCCATTATTCCGTACTACCGTACTCGAACACCAACTCCCTGCTAATTCAATGACCCTAACTAACTGCTATTCAGCACTGCTGAACATGAAATCAGTCCTGAACAACTGCTCTGTTAAAAACACTTGCCATTTTATTTCCCGGACTGCTTTTTTCGCTGCCGGCATTATTTTGATCGCATGCAGCACCAGCATGGTAAAAGCGCAACAACCAAACATCCTGGTGATAGTGCTCGATGATGCAAGGTTTGATATGTTCCAGCCAAACGGAGGCCCCGCATTTTTTAATACACCTTCTATTAACAGGATTGCGAATGAAGGAATTAATTTCAAATACATGGGCGCCACCACATCGGTATGTGTTGCCAGCCGTGCTTCCATGTATACCGGTTTGTATGCACACCATCACGGAGCCCTTGACAATGGCACTTCGCCTAAACCCGGCCTTACTTATGTATCCTCCATTCTTCAGGATGCCGGCTACACAACCGGCTTTGTGGGCAAATGGCTCTTAGGGAAAAAACTGCCGGACACGCCTGTTGGTTTCGATTACTGGGCGGTAACTGATGATGATGAACACCTTGATCCACCCATTCATTTTAATGATGGCACTACTACAACTTACACAGGACATGATGCAGTGATCTATACCAATCTTGCACTTGATTTTCTGGTGAACAAAGTGCCTGAAGCGGCACCCTGGGCGTTATTTCTTTTTCACAGGGTTCCTCATCTGCCTTATGAGGCCATGAGCAATGAAGACAGCTTATATCAGTTTGCATCCATTAATTTTCCGGATAATTTTGAAACTTATCATAAAGATTTTCCAGGTTATTTATATCCCAATCATGAGTTTGAAGGAGATTCAGCAGCGCTTGATCAGAACATCCGTGATTACTTTGAAACCTGCCATGCTGCCGAATACAGCGTGAACAGGATCTTAAATTATCTTGATTCAAGCAACTCTCTCGACAATACACTTGTCATTTTCTCCAGCGACAATGGATATTTATTAGGTGAACATTATCTTGAGAAGAAAACGCTTGCCTATGATGAATCATTAAGACTCCCGCTGTTTATCCGTTATCCTGCGTGGTTTGCTCCGGGAACAACCATTGAAAATGAGTTTGCCGCCAACATTGATTTTGCTCCCACGTTGCTCGAAGCCGCAGGTATTCCCAACAACTATAATATGGATGGTGTGTCATTGCATCAATTGGCAACCGGCCAGGTGCACAGGAAAGATTTTTTTCTGGAGAATTATACCGCCAATGGAAACAACTGGGAAGCGGTGCGTTCCAAACAGTATGCTTATATATACAGTTATTGCAATTCTGTAACGGAGGAATTTTTTGATCTCACGGAAGATCCGCATCAGAATAACAATCTGATCAACAATCCTGCGTATACCAGTGTTATTCAACAATACAGGCTGAAGAGAGACAGTCTGCGCAATGCTTCCAATGATACTATTTATCCCGCTCTTCAAAACTGCAACCTGGAATCTGAATTCTATGCCGATGCTGATGGTG
The genomic region above belongs to Chitinophagaceae bacterium and contains:
- a CDS encoding putative metal-binding motif-containing protein, yielding MKIYTQKLLTVLLFFQCLIAANLFAQVAPVKEWDRSYGSTRSDDLFVVVPTTDGGYLLGGDSDSPIGDDKSQGSQGFTDYWICKTDAFGIKQWDKRYGGNGKEELFSVIQTTDGGYLLGGHTASTVSGDQTQVSRGGRDYWIVKTDSVGNKLWDKRFGGDADDELRNTFQTADGGYLLIGESKSGISGEKTQSNHGDFDLWLVRTNAGGNLVWEASYGGSDAEQANIVRETPGGNIIIGAWTISPIGFEVSEAGKGATDMWLIKTDANGQKLWDHRFGGNDNEYLYAMDETQDGGFILGGYTLSDVNGDVTVAGKGGYDFWLVKTDGNGLKLWDKRYGGLLDDKGKSIYETSDGGFVLGGWSESGISGDKTQDTKGATDYWVLRTDAFGNMLWDLDLGGNGDERLHDVPQTFDGGFIIGGHSNSGNNGDKSQANKGLSDYWILKLSPDLPQQTFYADADADGYGNVLIDTLATVAPAGYVSDFSDCNDQDIHINPGAIDICNLIDDNCNGITDENSFTATITPTGTVKVCKGTDATLSANTTPGISYQWLKDGAIISNATGNSYTTSKKGDYQVNETNAFSCLSTAPATTIKTLSKPDAVITPAGNLDICSTGSVLLQANGGNNLSYQWKKDGILLAGATNQNYTATEAGNYKVTVSKNNGCKKVSATVSVVKSCRQSVGEAVDYNDALSVYPNPAPGIFKINLAVAPYTDGSKEQDKISAELKVTNVLNQVIYATTISLTNGKLNAEVTLPPSTPNGIYTLKILMTHNYPSPQLQWVRQVIIAW
- a CDS encoding sulfatase-like hydrolase/transferase, encoding MKSVLNNCSVKNTCHFISRTAFFAAGIILIACSTSMVKAQQPNILVIVLDDARFDMFQPNGGPAFFNTPSINRIANEGINFKYMGATTSVCVASRASMYTGLYAHHHGALDNGTSPKPGLTYVSSILQDAGYTTGFVGKWLLGKKLPDTPVGFDYWAVTDDDEHLDPPIHFNDGTTTTYTGHDAVIYTNLALDFLVNKVPEAAPWALFLFHRVPHLPYEAMSNEDSLYQFASINFPDNFETYHKDFPGYLYPNHEFEGDSAALDQNIRDYFETCHAAEYSVNRILNYLDSSNSLDNTLVIFSSDNGYLLGEHYLEKKTLAYDESLRLPLFIRYPAWFAPGTTIENEFAANIDFAPTLLEAAGIPNNYNMDGVSLHQLATGQVHRKDFFLENYTANGNNWEAVRSKQYAYIYSYCNSVTEEFFDLTEDPHQNNNLINNPAYTSVIQQYRLKRDSLRNASNDTIYPALQNCNLESEFYADADGDGFGNPESFVREQIIPLGYVMNNSDCNDNPTAGGANIHPGVPELANGFDDDCDGLVDELSTYYADADHDGFGNASVSIQAIVAPSGYVADHTDCNDNAAMGGATIHPDAPELMNGIDDNCNGWIDEVLLYQDADQDGYGNPAVIAQASDSLAGYVTDKSDCNDNPAAGGAAVHPNASDICNGIDDNCNGQTDEQAIVATITPVGSVSVCTSTDVVFTANTGSGITYQWLKNSAVISGATKNTYTTAKAGTYQVKESNSFNCISTSPATSMSVLSKPASTITPLDDLNICSTGSVKLQANSGTELTYQWQKGSSLIIGATKKTYTATAKGTYKVIVTKTNGCYKISDGAKVTNSCKESVIGTDLLPEIFTLYPNPAEDAFSLDISLGEMLSCDAIITVKNMMGQEIYSHIFTITDGVLLAEIDPWKNAANGIYLVEVSVSSENYPGKTRQWIKPVIYQH